GGTTGCAGAGGAATTTTGgtaaaaggaaggaaaaagtaaatcattttttcctatttgattTTGTGGAAACAGTCAGCTTTAGAtcaattcatttttttggtttctaaaTCAATTCATAATAGTACAATACGTAGTCAATACCTTAAAagtcaatttaaaatttttttaaaaataaaattaaaagttctCTTATTTTTCATAATGACAGAGCAGTCCGTTGACTtcttgttgtgaattttttctttgttttgattctGTTTTGCAATGAATTCACATGTGCAATTATAAAGTTTCACGTtgagaaacttattaaaaaaatgagagaggtTGGTTGATTTATaaatctatcaaaaatctgTATCACTTTTCTTGACTTAGTTGGTAGGATAGTGAAAGGCTCTCATTAAATAAAgctgaaataaaatttgaagttttggctaaaagcctaaaaccaATAGGCCTTTTGAATGCTttataccattttttaaaaataatttttataataagatGCTATTCTGAATTGGCCCCATTGAGGATTACTCGATGCTGATGAATTACTGCTTGCAGTGCAGTCCGAAATCCAATTTGTCGAgtcaaaaattttataagcagAGGAATCAGATTTTAAATTTCACTTCGGAGGCATTACTATTATAAATTGTGTAATTGTTAATCATGTTCAAAATAACTTGGGATGATTATAGAGTGAAATAGAAGACGAACTATTTGGTAAGGCGGGTTTCTAATTTGTggagaaatttattaatttgatgaaaatagAATATGCCTCTgtgcctttttgttttcttagtgTGATTTGATCAAACTTTGTGTTCTGCTACATATTGTAGGAAGGACTTCAAGTGCATGTAATTGAAAGAGACTTGAGTGAACCTGACAGAATTGTTGGTGAGCTGCTACAACCAGGCGGCTATTTGAAATTGATTGAGTTGGGTCTTGAAGGTAAGCAAGCTATCTTGCAATTTGTATGATAGCAAAAGTTTGCTATAGTTTATGTTTGTATCAAAttaatttgatattaatttAGTAGAACTCTCCTTACTTGTCTTGCAATAGCCTTCCATTCTAATTGGAAAGGAGTTTTTTGGCTGCAGATTGTGTCGATGAAATTGATGCTCAGAAAGTATTTGGATATGCTCTTTACAAGGATGGGAAAAATGCAAAACTTTCCTATCCATTGGAAAAGTTCAGTGCAGATGTTGCTGGGAGAAGCTTTCACAATGGCCGTTTCATACAAAGATTGAGGGGAAAGGCTGCATCTCTGCCAAAGTATCTTCATTTCACTTTGAACTCATCTATGCAGGAGTCAACTTAGTTTCCTATTTCTAAACATTGGTTATTACGATAAAGACTTGATACATATGCAATCTTAAactgtacattttttttttttttggtgaaatttgttgtgtctaTAGGATTGTTGTTTGCAAATTTGTACCAAAGTCTGAATTTTAACATTATCCTCTGACTCATGTTTTGGTTCATGAATTCTTTAAAGTATACTGCCTTACATGTCAATTCTTTACTTTTAGAGTAACTATGAAAACTTTAGGTGCTTGCAATGTTGTTTGTATGACCGATCAATCCCCTGCCTCATTATGATacaatataattatttcaaTAGTTCTTATTTTCAACGGTTACAATCTCTCTTTCTTAACTTAATGCAGTGTCAGATTGGAACAAGGAACGGTAACAGGTTTAGTTGAAGAAAAGGGAACTATCAAAGGGGTGCACTACAAAACCAAGACTAGTCAAGAGTTGACTGCATATGCTCCCCTCACAATTGTATGTGATGGTTGCTTTTCAAATTTGCGACGCTCCCTATGCGACCCTAAggtaattttttgttcttataaaaTAACAAGAGAATTTGTTTAAATCTATCAAGATTTCAAATTAGACACTATTGATTAAAATAGGAATTTGTGCATTTTTCAATCTACAATAAAGTTACATTCAATCTGTCGCCAAAGCCTGGGGTGTAGATTGCTAGTAACTCAGTATTAGGACATTCTAATTTTACTTAACATTGCTCCACTATCAACTCTGCAGGTTGATAACCCCTCCTGTTTTGTTGGTTTAATCCTTGAAAACTGCAATCTTCCACATGCAAATCATGGACATGTTATTCTCGGAGATCCTTCACCTATCTTGTTCTATCCTATCAGTAGCACTGAGATTCGATGTTTGGTTGATGTTCCAGGCCAAAAAGTGCCGTCCATTTCTAATGGCGAAATGGCCCAGTATTTGAAATCCGTGGTGGCTCCCCAGGTATCCATAATCTTCTTGGCATGATTTCTGTACATTTATCCAGGAACCACAAGActcaaaaaaagttttctttgcTAATTGGGAACTGTTTATGTTTGTCTTGCTTTTTACTAATATGATTTCAATCAAGTATATGCTTTTTTCTATGCACTTATTGAGACTAAATCAATCTGGTTTTGAAATTCCAATCCTTTTTCAAGGGTACTTTTTCTGATCTTTAGTGATGGACTAAATATACAGTCTCATGCATTTAAATTCTTAtgatttaaaagaaagaaaaaaattattttttcattcagcTATTGGTTACTCACTCTGACTTGGAAATTTCATCTTTAATAGTTGTTGTGATATCTAATTCCTACTTGACTGATTTTTCTCACTAATCAATGAAATTTGTGTTTCAGGTTCCCCCTGAGCTGTACAATGCCTTCATAGCTGCAGTCGATAAGGGAAACATAAAATCAATGCCAAATAGAAGCATGCCTGCCACTCCCCATCCTACTCCTGGTGCACTTTTAATGGGGGATGCATTCAACATGAGGCACCCTCTAACCGGAGGAGGAATGACTGTGGCTCTATCAGATATTGTTATACTAAGGGATCTTCTTAGACCTCTGCAAAATCTGTATGATGCATCTGGCCTTTGTGAATATCTTGAATCCTTCTACACCTTACGCAAGGTAAACTGCATTATATGTTTGCTATCTGATTCCTTTGGTTTACATGAAGTACAAATGCCTATTGGTTTTGTACCATTTTTACGCATATAAAACACGAACACCTTCATGACAGATATTGGAAATTGTAGGtgaattatcaaattaattactagattgcacttttttttcacctttttgcAGCCAGTGGCATCTACCATAAATACATTGGCAGGTGCCCTCTACAAAGTGTTTTGCGCGTCACCTGATCCAGCAAGGAAGGAAATGCGCCAAGCATGTTTTGACTATCTGAGTCTTGGAGGTGTTTGCTCAACTGGACCTGTGTCACTACTCTCCGGTCTAAACCCTCGCCCattgaatttggttttccaTTTCTTCGCTGTGGCTGTCTTTGGTGTAGGCCGTTTGTTACTTCCATATCCTTCACCACAACGCATTTGGATTGGAGCTAGATTGATTTATGTATGTATTTCCATTTACCACTTTGTTTTCAATCAGAGTCCATTCCATATGTCTTTCAGCTTATATTGTTCATATTGATTTCTTCCTACTACTTTTGATAAGTAGATGCATATTAAAATTTCTAACCTGTATCACATTCTTTTCATTATCCAGGGTGCATCAGGTATCATTTTCCCCATAATCAAGGCCGAAGGAGTTAGACAGATGTTTTTCCCTGTAACCGTGCCGGCCTATTACAGAGCTCCTCCTATTCATTAGCATGtttaaaagaaaagttttctAAATATAAGGACATGTAATAGCATGTGGATTTCATTCCTGTAAGGgaaattaatttgtaaattagaAATCCTCCCTTTGAAAGAAATAAAGTGAGGTCTAGGCAACAGTTAGCAGAATGAAAGTGTGCAATATGTGTACTAATCAGAATCTGCTTTATTTGGGAAAAAGATCTCCCACAAACTTGTACTTGGCAATTTATGTTGAAATGAAGCAACATTACAAATAAGTTTTAGGGTCCAATTAGATTACAAGCTTAATTCCAGACTTTTGCAATCCAATCCTAACTACCCCACCTGCTAGTGCTTCACTAGAttttgaaaaatactaaaacttaATCTTGCAAGTTTCAGCTTTGAACAAGTAACCCTATTGTTTTACCTTTCGCATTGCGTGATTGCTTTCCCTTGCACGAAAAATGCACAAAGCTTGACTTCTAGTGCTTTAACTAATACAGCTATCTTTGTATGtactaatttctttctttcttctagtCACACATTTTACACGAGGGTAGTAAATGAACCAAGTTTTTCTTGAACAACTTAGGCTTGctttactcaataaaaaacTGATTCGtacttgtttatttataaataaatcaaacttgAGTCTTAGTTTTAAGTTTGTTTGATAAACAAGCCaaactcaaacaaacaaacaaacaaacaaacaaaaaaactcttCATAAACACGCTTGTGAACAATTGGATTATTGGACTAAATACAAAACTTGTCAAGCTTCAGTTTGTTTATTGACTCGATAATAAACTTTATATGGGCTTGCTAAATAAACTTATTTCTTACTAAGCCTTTAGTTAATTAGGATAAGTCCACTTGTTTAAACTTTTAAAGGACTTAGAAACCCTATGcgtctctctctatttttctcgTGAGGCCAAAAAATTTCACCTAATTTGCATTAGCCTTTCTGCCCAAGGTCTGTTCGTGCAGGGTTTAATAAGCACTTCAAAAAGGGTTGTGTTGATTGATCATGCTTCATCAACATCGACCCACTAAAttagaatttataatttaaaaaattctctccatctttttactttttaaagtaAACTTACATATATTACAAACTACTTTCTATGTACCTGATATATAACATCTCACTTGTAGAAGATCATTACATCAAGGTTCGACggatattttcaattttaaaaattttctctatctttttacttttgaagtaaagttgctTTCATAATTCATATATTACAAACTACTTTATATATACCTAATATATAAGATCTCTCTTGTAGAAGACCATTACATCAAGGTTCGAgtgatatttttaatttaaaaaattatcttcttctttttacttttaaagtaaatttacttacaaaaattataaactattttgtatatacctatatatacttGTGGGGacccgaggacccgaggacctaGGATGAAGACCCGAGGATCAAATGTGAAGCTTAAGGAATAAAGGAGATGGTAATTAGGATGGAAGTCAAGGGCCCGAGGATCCGAGAATGCAGAAGTGGGATTACCCAGAGAAGTACAAAGGGTAATTGGTGATGCATAATGGagatattgaaaatatttgggTTGAGGGTAGGTAACTGTGAacgccgcattgaatgctctgcaccaAGTTTTCTGGCCACATTGAATAGGGAGCACCAACTTTATCTTTTGCATTGATGTGAAGGTGACCTGAACAATACAAATCATAGCACAAGAACTTCTTTCCATTACTGACTACAAGCAAATGTACAAGTGTCAGCAAATGAAGCTAGTTAGGTGAGAGATGAAGGGTTGAGATAGCAAAGGCAATGAGTATAAATAGGGAGGAAGGAGACTAGAAAGGGGGactttttgaaggaaaaaggGAAGAGTGGAGACAAGTGAATGTAGCCAATCCTTTTGAGAAAAAGTAAGAGGACACGTATTGGGGGTCTAAGTGAAATCATCAGAATGCCATTATCTTTGTTGTTTtattccctctctacaaattcattgttttgggccttgAATTATTGGACTTCCCTTGGGCTATTGGGCTTGTGCATAATTTTTGGTCCCTACAATACTAATACAACATCATCTCTCTTGTAGAAGACCATTACATCAAGGTTTGAGGGATACCCCATTAATCCTAGTACCTATTGTAGTGCTTAGGCACAGGAGTTCAAACCGCACCAACCCCTTATCCAATTAACCTATTTTGTTAATCAAAAAAATCATCACATCAAGCTTTTTCATGGCACTATATAACATATAACATCAACCTAATATAAAGGAGGTTATGTATATTTAAGGATAGGCAAGTTAGATTAAAGGGTAGTTTGGATTAAGGGGAAGGAGAGTGAGTAAAGTAGAGTTGGTCGATTTTCGACTAACTTTACTCTATTGCCCCTCAACTGATCATTAAAAAACACATATTCTATTATGTACAAGGGCGGAGTTAGGATAGCAATTGCCCCTAGCCCActccaaaagaaaattatttaaataataacataactacacctttgtttgtttgtttgtttgttttttttttttttttttgaatttcttgttgATGTGGACACATAGTTAAGaacaaggttgtcaaaatcgggatcctacgtaggatcgtagGAGGTAGGTGAGATTGTGGATCGTAGGATTGGATCGTAAATCGTAAGATcctatattatttgagaaaaaaacaaaaaaaataaacatttgtatgttaaataatcacataaattatacattcattaatataattaccatacatcactatattcatttataagcatcatttaaagaggtcaaaaatctcaaaacatgacactctattggaatattttttatttggatccAACTGGCACACTCTCTACATTagagttgaaaattttggtctattgagattttatttttcatttaagtccAACTGAGCAATCTATTAAGTTTAAAAACATTACAAGAAATAAAGGTCGTTTGGGATCGTCAGAATCGTGTGATCCTATTGATCCTGAACGATCGCAAAGATCCTTAAAAGATCCGAATCGTTTTGAGCAGgtgagatcgtaaaatcgtaggatcgtaggatccagatcgggattttgacaaccatggttAAGAAGCATAAAACAATGATAATAGCatctatctctttttttattaatttattctcTTTCATTAAAGTTTGTGGATAACACATTAAACTAtggttataattatataatgtaagtaataattttaacttattaaacattttatgtgtctatattacccaaaaataacaaaaattcacaTATATTTTACTCTATATTTATCTAATTACTAAAAATGATTCCATTTGTAACTTGAATTTcaactttgaaaattttgaaaaatggatTATTCATGTgataaaataaaacccaaataaacaaacacaatataatgaatatgtttatgtgtgtgtgtgcttttttttttttctacttttcttaCATTAAACTTTTAAAGTATCATTTAGTATTCAATTGCTATAAGTATGCGCATGACACGCATAATTAGGTTTGATCTTtcctaattaaaattaaatatatatgtttcttttttttataaattttgtactTTGATTTTTGTGGGGGCCCGAGGACCGAGTAggaaaattaaagaacaaaggAGATCTCAACTGGGATGAGAGCCGAGGACCCGAGGACGCGAAGATATGGTTGTATGGAGAAGTACATGACATATGGCAGAAAGGGTGAGAATATTGGGTGCGAGGGTAGGTAGCTGTGAACtctgcattgaatgttctgcaccTAGTTTCCTGGCTGCATTAAATGAGGAACACCAACTTTATCAATTGTATTGATGTGgaggtgacctgaacagtgcaaGTCACAGCTAGGCCACTTCTTTCCACCACCTCCTGCAAGCAAATGTACAAGTGTCAACACAAAAAAATAGTTAGGTGGGAGATGAATGGTTGAGATGACAAAAgcaaggagtataaatagggaCGAAAGAGGCTAGAAGGAGGGGCGgagaaaaagagataaagaaTATGGATAATTGCATGTAATAAATTCCTCCTTGGGACAAAATCTGAGAACTAGTGTTGCTTACTCCTTTTTATTAGAAGTAAAATCCTCAAGACGCAACCGTCCTTTGTTATGttgttccctctctacaaattctttgttttgggccTTGAATTAGTGGGTTCCTAATGGGCTTTTAGTTAGCtgcatgatttttggtccttacaattttctattgttaatatttttaataaaatatatgtgatatacTGATAAATAGATTGTTTTGTCAACCTTTTCAATATAATTGAAAGACACTACCCAACATGCAAACCAAAGGCCAGCCACAAACAAAGAAATGGATGAAGTTGAAGCAGAGGAGACACCGAGACAGAAATAAACATTGCATTTTTGCAATTGCAATGACCAAAGATATGATTTGTCAGTACAATTTATGGCTCGTCACTTTTGTGCTGGGATATGTTCTGTGCGGTTTATGGAGACCATGGAAAGCTAGAGGTTTGAGAACATGGAAAGCTAGCCCAGCAAATGCACGGTGTCAGTGCagcacaatttctttttttaattgttggaGCTGGGGTGGCAGGTTCTCCTCTTGCTTATGCTCTTGGCAAGGTGAACATTCTTATAACTATCACTGTTTTTTAACATCCATATATATAGATACGCCTATCAGTATCACATGGGAAATGTTTCTTGCAGACGCCACTTTTGCACAAAAATGGTAACTTGGTTTTCAAGGAAATCGTGACTGCAAGTCACGATGTGTAACAGTAGCATGAGTGTTCCGTGCGTGTAATATGCATTGTCCTAtcactttttctttctgttttttccATGGACAAGAGAGAAGTTGTTCATTGACTTAGTATAGTTTCATGCATGCCTTGTTCCTTCCCTGTATTGGTTCAGCTCCTTGCTAGTCgtacaataataacaaaacagTTTCCAGcatgaattttaaaattaaaaaaaaaaaaaaaaaaaaaattaaacatgaaaaGCTATAGAAGGTACGTTGGgaaatatcaataattttttttccctacaacAATGAATTTCATGCATTCTACAATATTTTTGAGCAAGTATTTCATGAAATAGTTAAACATGAAGGGCAAATAACGAAAATGTATGGCAAGCCATTATAAAAACGGAATTaaacatgaagaaaattttaaaacgtaAAAAGTCAAAATGATAACCACCACAAACTTAAGAGCCAAAAGTACACTTTagtcttttttatataaataggaCCAACAATACTAAGAAATAGGattctcaaaatttcaaatcttctccaaaattttaaatgaagatGATTGTTTTCCTAATATGGGATGGAAGAGTAAATTTTTGAAAAGGTTTTGTTAACGAGCATTAT
This portion of the Castanea sativa cultivar Marrone di Chiusa Pesio chromosome 7, ASM4071231v1 genome encodes:
- the LOC142643294 gene encoding squalene monooxygenase SE1-like, with product MIYEYILGGVVLATMLGFVLLYGVKAKKTTRASMEITRNGFVKMLNNSTCQSEITRSTDVVIVGAGVAGAALAYTLGKEGLQVHVIERDLSEPDRIVGELLQPGGYLKLIELGLEDCVDEIDAQKVFGYALYKDGKNAKLSYPLEKFSADVAGRSFHNGRFIQRLRGKAASLPNVRLEQGTVTGLVEEKGTIKGVHYKTKTSQELTAYAPLTIVCDGCFSNLRRSLCDPKVDNPSCFVGLILENCNLPHANHGHVILGDPSPILFYPISSTEIRCLVDVPGQKVPSISNGEMAQYLKSVVAPQVPPELYNAFIAAVDKGNIKSMPNRSMPATPHPTPGALLMGDAFNMRHPLTGGGMTVALSDIVILRDLLRPLQNLYDASGLCEYLESFYTLRKPVASTINTLAGALYKVFCASPDPARKEMRQACFDYLSLGGVCSTGPVSLLSGLNPRPLNLVFHFFAVAVFGVGRLLLPYPSPQRIWIGARLIYGASGIIFPIIKAEGVRQMFFPVTVPAYYRAPPIH